A part of Anaeromyxobacter diazotrophicus genomic DNA contains:
- the gltX gene encoding glutamate--tRNA ligase: MSTDKPRVRFAPSPTGYLHIGGARTALFNWLWARRTGGTFVLRIEDTDRERSTQQAVDAILDGLRWLGLDWDEGPEVGGPYAPYSQTERLAVYQRYAEKLIAERKAFACYCTREELDAGRKRAEAEKRQFKYPGTCREKPYDPSRPHVIRFRMPETGATTYHDLVKGPITTPHDTLQDEVILRGDGVPLYNFGALVDDIEMKISLVARGDDHVNNTARQILMYEALGVPVPVFAHLPMILGADKTRLSKRHGATSVTAYRDMGYLPHAVVNYLARLGWSHGDQEIFTLDELVQHFDFKDVGATAGVFNPEKMTWVNHEWMRKLPRDEVARRAVPYFRAAGLPAEDGEKLRHVADVARERAKTFGEMVQQFRYFYAPIQLDPKAKDKFLTPDARPTLQAIRDGVAGLPALETAALEKLFQDTAAARGLSVGKVAQPVRVALTGGTASPGIYDVVQILGRDETLARLDAAAKVIG; the protein is encoded by the coding sequence ATGAGTACGGACAAGCCCCGGGTGCGCTTCGCACCCTCCCCCACCGGATACCTGCACATCGGCGGCGCCCGCACGGCGCTCTTCAACTGGCTCTGGGCGCGCCGCACCGGCGGCACCTTCGTCCTCCGCATCGAGGACACCGACCGCGAGCGCTCGACCCAGCAGGCGGTCGACGCCATCCTCGACGGGCTGCGCTGGCTGGGCCTCGACTGGGACGAGGGCCCCGAGGTGGGCGGTCCGTACGCCCCCTACTCGCAGACCGAGCGGCTCGCGGTCTACCAGCGCTACGCCGAGAAGCTCATCGCCGAGAGGAAGGCCTTTGCGTGCTACTGCACGCGCGAGGAGCTCGACGCCGGCCGCAAGCGCGCCGAGGCCGAGAAGCGCCAGTTCAAGTACCCCGGCACCTGCCGCGAGAAGCCGTACGACCCCTCGCGGCCGCACGTCATCCGGTTCCGGATGCCGGAGACCGGCGCGACCACCTACCACGACCTGGTGAAGGGCCCCATCACCACCCCGCACGACACCCTGCAGGACGAGGTCATCCTCCGCGGCGACGGCGTGCCCCTCTACAACTTCGGCGCGCTCGTCGACGACATCGAGATGAAGATCTCGCTCGTCGCGCGCGGCGACGACCACGTCAACAACACCGCCCGCCAGATCCTCATGTACGAGGCGCTGGGGGTCCCGGTGCCGGTCTTCGCGCACCTGCCGATGATCCTGGGGGCGGACAAGACCCGGCTCTCGAAGCGCCACGGCGCCACCAGCGTCACCGCCTACCGCGACATGGGCTACCTCCCGCACGCGGTGGTGAACTACCTGGCCCGCCTCGGCTGGTCGCACGGCGACCAGGAGATCTTCACGCTGGACGAGCTGGTCCAGCACTTCGACTTCAAGGACGTGGGCGCGACCGCCGGCGTGTTCAACCCCGAGAAGATGACCTGGGTGAACCACGAGTGGATGCGCAAGCTCCCCCGCGACGAGGTGGCGCGGCGGGCGGTCCCCTACTTCCGCGCCGCCGGGCTCCCGGCGGAGGACGGCGAGAAGCTGCGCCACGTGGCCGACGTCGCGCGCGAGCGCGCCAAGACCTTCGGCGAGATGGTGCAGCAGTTCCGCTACTTCTATGCGCCCATCCAGCTCGACCCGAAGGCGAAGGACAAGTTCCTGACCCCCGACGCCCGGCCCACCCTGCAGGCCATCCGCGACGGCGTGGCGGGGCTCCCGGCGCTCGAGACCGCGGCGCTGGAGAAGCTCTTCCAGGACACCGCCGCCGCGCGCGGGCTTTCGGTCGGCAAGGTGGCGCAGCCGGTCCGGGTGGCCCTGACCGGCGGCACCGCCTCGCCCGGCATCTACGACGTGGTGCAGATCCTGGGGCGCGACGAGACCCTGGCGCGGCTCGACGCGGCGGCGAAGGTGATCGGGTGA
- a CDS encoding methyl-accepting chemotaxis protein yields the protein MLSSLKIAHKVLASFGAALALTALAGGVAYTAMSRVSQKLDRSAGVTVPSLVALGECADAHDRAMRGLGCQLVTGTSQETRLACRQLAQESFRAIDEAMARWLEIPHSQEVLQLQGAWKPLYAGWRAHTDKLSERLEARDRLARDDRYDEARDAELQASREFQLATEALVSAEAPLREIVHITRRHASEDRSAGGAASAAAGVMLLAGFLATAGLMALLGWLLARSLGHTVAALDAEAQTVRDAVEAGALDVRGDEAKVTPEFRPIVRGVNAVAQTFTRRFRIISDYMDKLSHGELPELLTAEVRGEYVVTRDAINRCVTAVQRLVADMEALTNASLEGRLATRADPGRHEGDYRRVVAGVNATLEAVLAPIQEASRVLARLAERDLTARVTGKYAGEHAAIQEAINASAAALEAALAQVARSAQDLSSATEQIASASQAVASGASEQASSIEETSSQLESMTAMIRTAGDGAAAAQGLAQSAKGLSEGGQQSMQRMGDAMGKIRASAESTSQIIKDINEIAFQTNLLALNAAVEAARAGEAGRGFAVVAEEVRSLALRSKEAASKTEALIQESVGHAAEGDRTAREVAENLGRITAEVTKVAGIVAELSEASGEHARAVGQVTAAMEQMNKVTQQNAASSEESSSASSELAAQAQELSGLVATFRLAAGEEPAASFAPRPAARPAARA from the coding sequence ATGCTCTCGTCCCTGAAGATCGCCCACAAGGTGCTGGCCAGCTTCGGCGCCGCGCTCGCGCTCACCGCGCTCGCCGGCGGGGTGGCCTACACCGCCATGAGCCGGGTGAGCCAGAAGCTCGATCGCAGCGCCGGGGTGACCGTCCCGAGCCTGGTGGCGCTGGGCGAGTGCGCCGACGCGCACGACCGCGCCATGCGCGGCCTGGGCTGCCAGCTCGTGACCGGGACCTCCCAGGAGACCCGGCTGGCGTGCCGCCAGCTGGCCCAGGAGTCGTTCCGCGCCATCGACGAGGCGATGGCCCGCTGGCTCGAGATCCCGCACAGCCAGGAGGTGCTGCAGCTGCAGGGCGCCTGGAAGCCGCTCTACGCCGGGTGGCGCGCCCACACCGACAAGCTGAGCGAGCGCCTGGAGGCGCGCGACCGCCTCGCCCGCGACGACCGGTACGACGAGGCGCGCGACGCGGAGCTCCAGGCCTCCCGGGAGTTCCAGCTCGCGACCGAGGCGCTCGTGTCGGCCGAGGCGCCGCTGCGGGAGATCGTCCACATCACCCGCCGGCACGCGTCGGAGGATCGCTCGGCGGGGGGGGCCGCCAGCGCCGCGGCCGGGGTCATGCTGCTGGCGGGGTTCCTCGCCACCGCCGGGCTCATGGCGCTCCTCGGCTGGCTGCTCGCCCGGAGCCTCGGCCACACCGTCGCCGCGCTCGACGCCGAGGCGCAGACCGTCCGCGACGCGGTGGAGGCCGGGGCGCTCGACGTCCGCGGCGACGAGGCGAAGGTCACGCCGGAGTTCCGGCCGATCGTGCGCGGCGTGAACGCCGTGGCGCAGACCTTCACCCGGCGCTTCCGGATCATCAGCGACTACATGGACAAGCTCTCGCACGGCGAGCTGCCGGAGCTGCTCACCGCCGAGGTCCGCGGCGAGTACGTCGTCACCCGGGACGCGATCAACCGCTGCGTCACCGCGGTGCAGCGGCTGGTGGCGGACATGGAGGCGCTCACGAACGCCTCGCTGGAGGGGCGGCTCGCGACGCGGGCGGACCCGGGGCGCCACGAGGGCGACTACCGGCGCGTGGTGGCCGGGGTGAACGCCACGCTGGAGGCGGTGCTGGCGCCCATCCAGGAGGCCTCGCGCGTGCTGGCGCGGCTCGCCGAGCGCGACCTCACCGCGCGCGTGACCGGCAAGTACGCCGGCGAGCACGCGGCCATCCAGGAGGCCATCAACGCCAGCGCGGCGGCCCTCGAGGCTGCGCTGGCCCAGGTGGCGCGCTCGGCCCAGGACCTCTCCTCGGCCACCGAGCAGATCGCCTCCGCCAGCCAGGCGGTGGCGAGCGGCGCCTCGGAGCAGGCGAGCTCGATCGAGGAGACGTCGAGCCAGCTCGAGTCGATGACGGCCATGATCCGGACCGCGGGCGACGGCGCCGCGGCGGCTCAGGGGCTGGCCCAGTCGGCGAAGGGGCTGTCCGAGGGCGGGCAGCAGTCGATGCAGCGGATGGGCGACGCCATGGGGAAGATCCGCGCCTCCGCCGAGAGCACCTCGCAGATCATCAAGGACATCAACGAGATCGCCTTCCAGACCAACCTCCTCGCGCTCAACGCGGCCGTCGAGGCGGCGCGGGCGGGCGAGGCGGGGCGGGGCTTCGCGGTGGTGGCGGAGGAGGTCCGGTCGCTCGCGCTGCGCTCGAAGGAGGCGGCCAGCAAGACCGAGGCGCTCATCCAGGAGTCGGTGGGCCACGCCGCGGAGGGCGACCGCACGGCGCGGGAGGTGGCCGAGAACCTGGGCCGCATCACCGCGGAGGTGACCAAGGTGGCGGGGATCGTGGCCGAGCTGTCGGAGGCCTCCGGCGAGCACGCGCGGGCCGTCGGGCAGGTGACCGCGGCCATGGAGCAGATGAACAAGGTCACCCAGCAGAACGCCGCCAGCTCGGAGGAGTCCTCCTCGGCGTCGTCCGAGCTCGCCGCGCAGGCGCAGGAGCTGTCGGGCCTGGTGGCCACGTTCCGGCTCGCGGCCGGCGAGGAGCCCGCCGCCTCGTTCGCGCCGCGGCCGGCCGCCCGGCCCGCCGCGCGCGCCTAG